The Stigmatopora argus isolate UIUO_Sarg chromosome 16, RoL_Sarg_1.0, whole genome shotgun sequence genome has a window encoding:
- the crata gene encoding carnitine O-acetyltransferase isoform X2 — MGIIVVTHYVIVILKNILAIRRFRSLFLLPFGWLKVKAGMAKPPGLVKPCHLVKPVSATRISGRYLTHQKGLPSLPVPPLQQTFESYITALEPIVEADELVHTKELVDDFQKSGGIGERLQKGLEKRAQKTQNWLSEWWVQVAYLDYRLPVVIHSSPGLVLPRMDFNDKQGQIRFAAKLIAGVLDFKTMIDNETIPVEYLGGKPLCMNQYYEVLSSCRIPGLKRDAVVNHAKSSRPPKHITVVHNFQFFVLDVYNNDGAPLTAEQLCVQLERICSSSQQTNMEPVGILTTQHRDTWGKAYVNLIKDRTNKESVSAIQRSIFTLCLDGPMPEVPEDAYRSNAAVQMLHGGGSLWNSGNRWFDKTLQFIVGDDGTCGANYEHAPAEGPPIVALIDHVVEYTSKAEFVQCPTVSLPMPKKLHFNITPEIKKDIEEAKESMNVQASDLDIRVIVFNHFGKNVAKAHKMSPDAFIQVALQLAYYRMYKHCCATYESASLRMYRFGRTDTIRSASTASSAFVKSFDDPNKQNTEKIDLMEKAVKAHRSYTNMAISGQAIDRHLLGLKMQAAEEKISIPDVFKDSSYAKALHYRLSTSQVPSKTDCVMCFGPVVSNGYGVCYNPMNNHINFAISSFNGCNETKAADLAHAVENALLDMRTVLEQTPRAKL; from the exons ATGGGCATAATCGTGGTAACTCATTATGTAATTGTcatacttaaaaatatattggCAATAAGGCGTTTTAGATCTTTGTTTCTCCTTCCTTTTGGATGGTTAAAG GTAAAGGCGGGGATGGCAAAACCGCCCGGCTTGGTCAAACCATGCCACTTGGTGAAGCCAGTTTCAGCCACCCGGATCAGTGGGAGATACCTGACCCATCAGAAGGGGCTGCCCAGTCTGCCTGTCCCCCCTCTACAGCAGACCTTTGAAAGCTACATCACAGCGTTGGAGCCCATTGTGGAGGCGGATGAGCTCGTGCACACCAAGGAACTAGTGGATGACTTTCAAAAATCAGGAGGAATCGGCGAACGATTGCAGAAAGGCCTGGAGAAGAGagcacaaaaaacacagaattgg TTGTCAGAATGGTGGGTTCAAGTCGCTTACCTCGACTATCGTCTGCCCGTGGTGATCCATTCGAGTCCTGGCTTGGTTTTGCCGCGCATGGACTTCAACGATAAGCAGGGACAAATAAG GTTTGCTGCCAAGCTAATTGCAGGTGTTTTGGATTTCAAGACCATGATTGACAA TGAGACCATACCAGTGGAGTACCTGGGAGGGAAGCCACTGTGTATGAATCAGTACTATGAAGTACTATCGTCCTGCCGCATTCCTGGTTTGAAAAGAGATGCTGTGGTGAACCATGCCAAAAGTTCCAGGCCCCCAAAACATATCACCGTTGTGCATAATTTTCAG ttcTTCGTGCTGGATGTGTATAACAACGACGGGGCGCCTTTAACAGCTGAGCAGCTCTGCGTTCAGCTAGAACGGATCTGCAGCTCCTCTCAACAGACCAACATGGAACCCGTGGGGATCCTCACCACCCAACATCGGGACACCTGGGGCAAGGCCTATGTTAACCTCATCAAGG ATCGTACCAACAAAGAATCTGTGTCCGCCATTCAAAGGAGCATATTCACATTGTGTTTGGACGGGCCCATGCCCGAAGTGCCAGAAGATGCTTATCGCAGCAATGCGGCAGTCCAAATGTTGCACGGAGGAGGAAGTCTGTGGAACAGTGGAAACCGATGGTTTGACAAGACATTGCAG TTTATTGTCGGAGATGACGGGACTTGTGGTGCCAACTATGAGCATGCCCCAGCAGAGGGGCCACCCATTGTAGCCCTGATTGACCATGTTGTGGAATACAC GAGCAAGGCCGAATTTGTTCAGTGTCCGACAGTTTCATTGCCTATGCCCAAAAAGCTGCACTTCAACATCACACCTGAAATCAAGAAGGACATTGAAGAGGCCAAAGAGAGCATGAATGT ACAAGCCAGTGACCTGGATATCAGAGTCATTGTTTTCAACCACTTTGGAAAAAATGTGGCAAAGGCCCACAAGATGAGCCCTGATGCATTTATACAAGTGGCTTTACAACTGGCTTACTACAG AATGTATAAACATTGTTGTGCCACGTATGAAAGCGCCTCCCTGCGCATGTATAGATTTGGGCGCACGGATACAATCCGGTCAGCATCGACTGCCTCTTCTGCTTTTGTAAAGTCCTTCGATGACCCAAACAAGCAG AACACAGAGAAGATTGACCTCATGGAGAAAGCGGTAAAAGCACACAGATCGTATACAAACATG GCAATCAGCGGCCAAGCCATCGATCGACATCTACTGGGTCTGAAGATGCAGGCCGCTGAGGAAAAGATCTCAATTCCTGATGTCTTCAAAGATTCATCCTACGCCAAAGCTTTACACTACCGTTTATCTACAAGTCAG gtGCCATCCAAGACGGACTGCGTCATGTGTTTTGGTCCCGTGGTGTCGAACGGCTATGGCGTCTGCTACAATCCTATGAATAATCACATCAACTTTGCAATTTCCTCTTTCAATGGGTGTAACGAAACAAAAGCAGCAGATTTGGCGCACGCTGTGGAGAATGCACTTCTTGACATGCGGACAGTGTTGGAACAAACTCCAAGGGCCAAACTGTGA
- the crata gene encoding carnitine O-acetyltransferase isoform X1 has protein sequence MWGICSRMVKAGMAKPPGLVKPCHLVKPVSATRISGRYLTHQKGLPSLPVPPLQQTFESYITALEPIVEADELVHTKELVDDFQKSGGIGERLQKGLEKRAQKTQNWLSEWWVQVAYLDYRLPVVIHSSPGLVLPRMDFNDKQGQIRFAAKLIAGVLDFKTMIDNETIPVEYLGGKPLCMNQYYEVLSSCRIPGLKRDAVVNHAKSSRPPKHITVVHNFQFFVLDVYNNDGAPLTAEQLCVQLERICSSSQQTNMEPVGILTTQHRDTWGKAYVNLIKDRTNKESVSAIQRSIFTLCLDGPMPEVPEDAYRSNAAVQMLHGGGSLWNSGNRWFDKTLQFIVGDDGTCGANYEHAPAEGPPIVALIDHVVEYTSKAEFVQCPTVSLPMPKKLHFNITPEIKKDIEEAKESMNVQASDLDIRVIVFNHFGKNVAKAHKMSPDAFIQVALQLAYYRMYKHCCATYESASLRMYRFGRTDTIRSASTASSAFVKSFDDPNKQNTEKIDLMEKAVKAHRSYTNMAISGQAIDRHLLGLKMQAAEEKISIPDVFKDSSYAKALHYRLSTSQVPSKTDCVMCFGPVVSNGYGVCYNPMNNHINFAISSFNGCNETKAADLAHAVENALLDMRTVLEQTPRAKL, from the exons ATGTGGGGTATTTGTAGCAGAATG GTAAAGGCGGGGATGGCAAAACCGCCCGGCTTGGTCAAACCATGCCACTTGGTGAAGCCAGTTTCAGCCACCCGGATCAGTGGGAGATACCTGACCCATCAGAAGGGGCTGCCCAGTCTGCCTGTCCCCCCTCTACAGCAGACCTTTGAAAGCTACATCACAGCGTTGGAGCCCATTGTGGAGGCGGATGAGCTCGTGCACACCAAGGAACTAGTGGATGACTTTCAAAAATCAGGAGGAATCGGCGAACGATTGCAGAAAGGCCTGGAGAAGAGagcacaaaaaacacagaattgg TTGTCAGAATGGTGGGTTCAAGTCGCTTACCTCGACTATCGTCTGCCCGTGGTGATCCATTCGAGTCCTGGCTTGGTTTTGCCGCGCATGGACTTCAACGATAAGCAGGGACAAATAAG GTTTGCTGCCAAGCTAATTGCAGGTGTTTTGGATTTCAAGACCATGATTGACAA TGAGACCATACCAGTGGAGTACCTGGGAGGGAAGCCACTGTGTATGAATCAGTACTATGAAGTACTATCGTCCTGCCGCATTCCTGGTTTGAAAAGAGATGCTGTGGTGAACCATGCCAAAAGTTCCAGGCCCCCAAAACATATCACCGTTGTGCATAATTTTCAG ttcTTCGTGCTGGATGTGTATAACAACGACGGGGCGCCTTTAACAGCTGAGCAGCTCTGCGTTCAGCTAGAACGGATCTGCAGCTCCTCTCAACAGACCAACATGGAACCCGTGGGGATCCTCACCACCCAACATCGGGACACCTGGGGCAAGGCCTATGTTAACCTCATCAAGG ATCGTACCAACAAAGAATCTGTGTCCGCCATTCAAAGGAGCATATTCACATTGTGTTTGGACGGGCCCATGCCCGAAGTGCCAGAAGATGCTTATCGCAGCAATGCGGCAGTCCAAATGTTGCACGGAGGAGGAAGTCTGTGGAACAGTGGAAACCGATGGTTTGACAAGACATTGCAG TTTATTGTCGGAGATGACGGGACTTGTGGTGCCAACTATGAGCATGCCCCAGCAGAGGGGCCACCCATTGTAGCCCTGATTGACCATGTTGTGGAATACAC GAGCAAGGCCGAATTTGTTCAGTGTCCGACAGTTTCATTGCCTATGCCCAAAAAGCTGCACTTCAACATCACACCTGAAATCAAGAAGGACATTGAAGAGGCCAAAGAGAGCATGAATGT ACAAGCCAGTGACCTGGATATCAGAGTCATTGTTTTCAACCACTTTGGAAAAAATGTGGCAAAGGCCCACAAGATGAGCCCTGATGCATTTATACAAGTGGCTTTACAACTGGCTTACTACAG AATGTATAAACATTGTTGTGCCACGTATGAAAGCGCCTCCCTGCGCATGTATAGATTTGGGCGCACGGATACAATCCGGTCAGCATCGACTGCCTCTTCTGCTTTTGTAAAGTCCTTCGATGACCCAAACAAGCAG AACACAGAGAAGATTGACCTCATGGAGAAAGCGGTAAAAGCACACAGATCGTATACAAACATG GCAATCAGCGGCCAAGCCATCGATCGACATCTACTGGGTCTGAAGATGCAGGCCGCTGAGGAAAAGATCTCAATTCCTGATGTCTTCAAAGATTCATCCTACGCCAAAGCTTTACACTACCGTTTATCTACAAGTCAG gtGCCATCCAAGACGGACTGCGTCATGTGTTTTGGTCCCGTGGTGTCGAACGGCTATGGCGTCTGCTACAATCCTATGAATAATCACATCAACTTTGCAATTTCCTCTTTCAATGGGTGTAACGAAACAAAAGCAGCAGATTTGGCGCACGCTGTGGAGAATGCACTTCTTGACATGCGGACAGTGTTGGAACAAACTCCAAGGGCCAAACTGTGA
- the ptpa gene encoding serine/threonine-protein phosphatase 2A activator isoform X2, translating into MAESENQSGATPEDGTLEATTNFMVPKKEITMVPDMGKWKQSKAYVDYVGFILTLNESVKGKKLTSEYNISETVEKLLDLLGTLERWINETPPVDQPSRFGNKAFRTWFAQLDQEAEALVSAVLPSDKQDAAPEIAVYLKESVGNSTRIDYGTGHEAAFAAFLCCLCKVGALKVDDQLAIVFKIFNKYLSVMRKLQKTYRMEPAGSQGVWGLDDFQFLPFIWGSSQFVDHPTIEPRHFVDEKVVNEHQQDYMFLECIKFINEMKTGPFAEHSNQLWNISAVPSWSKVNQGLIRMYKAECLEKFPVIQHFKFGSLLSIQPSKP; encoded by the exons ATGGCGGAATCCGAGAATCAGTCAG gaGCCACTCCTGAGGATGGCACACTTGAGGCCACAACAAACTTTATGGTACCCAAGAAAGAAATTACTATGGTGCCTGACATGGGCAAGTGGAAGCAATCTAAG gctTATGTTGACTACGTAGGATTCATTTTGACTCTTAATGAAAGCGTAAAGGGAAAGAAACTAACCTCTGAATATAACATTTCCGAG ACCGTGGAGAAGCTACTAGATCTTTTGGGGACTCTTGAACGATGGATAAATGAGACCCCTCCTGTAGACCAGCCATCTCGCTTTGGTAACAAAGCCTTCAGAACCTGGTTTGCTCAATTAGACCAG GAAGCAGAAGCCTTGGTGTCAGCTGTGCTACCTTCTGACAAACAAGATGCAGCTCCTGAGATAGCCGTGTACCTGAAAGAGTCTGTCGGGAACTCCACCAGAATAGACTATGGAACAG GTCATGAAGCTGCATTTGCTGCATTCCTCTGCTGCCTCTGTAAGGTCGGCGCTCTTAAAGTAGATGATCAGCTGGCTATAGTTTTCAAGATTTTTAACAA GTATCTCTCAGTGATGAGAAAGCTTCAGAAGACCTACAGAATGGAACCAGCTGGAAGCCAAGGTGTATGGGGCCTTGACGACTTCCAATTTCTACCTTTCATATGGGGAAGTTCACAATTTGTCG ATCACCCCACCATAGAACCTCGGCACTTTGTTGATGAGAAGGTGGTAAACGAACATCAGCAAGACTACATGTTCCTAGAGTGCATCAAATTCATAAATGAG ATGAAGACTGGTCCATTTGCTGAGCACTCCAACCAGCTGTGGAACATCAGTGCTGTTCCTTCCTGGTCTAAAGTCAACCAGGGTCTGATCCGAATGTACAAGGCTGAG tgtttggAGAAATTTCCAGTAATCCAGCACTTCAAATTTGGCAGCCTGCTGTCGATCCAGCCATCCAAACCTTGA
- the ptpa gene encoding serine/threonine-protein phosphatase 2A activator isoform X1, whose product MAESENQSGATPEDGTLEATTNFMVPKKEITMVPDMGKWKQSKAYVDYVGFILTLNESVKGKKLTSEYNISEVCLIKLFNIVSSVSVHSPLFYCVLQTVEKLLDLLGTLERWINETPPVDQPSRFGNKAFRTWFAQLDQEAEALVSAVLPSDKQDAAPEIAVYLKESVGNSTRIDYGTGHEAAFAAFLCCLCKVGALKVDDQLAIVFKIFNKYLSVMRKLQKTYRMEPAGSQGVWGLDDFQFLPFIWGSSQFVDHPTIEPRHFVDEKVVNEHQQDYMFLECIKFINEMKTGPFAEHSNQLWNISAVPSWSKVNQGLIRMYKAECLEKFPVIQHFKFGSLLSIQPSKP is encoded by the exons ATGGCGGAATCCGAGAATCAGTCAG gaGCCACTCCTGAGGATGGCACACTTGAGGCCACAACAAACTTTATGGTACCCAAGAAAGAAATTACTATGGTGCCTGACATGGGCAAGTGGAAGCAATCTAAG gctTATGTTGACTACGTAGGATTCATTTTGACTCTTAATGAAAGCGTAAAGGGAAAGAAACTAACCTCTGAATATAACATTTCCGAGGTATGTCTCATTAAATTATTTAACATTGTGTCTTCTGTTTCTGTACATTCACCATTGTTCTATTGTGTATTACAGACCGTGGAGAAGCTACTAGATCTTTTGGGGACTCTTGAACGATGGATAAATGAGACCCCTCCTGTAGACCAGCCATCTCGCTTTGGTAACAAAGCCTTCAGAACCTGGTTTGCTCAATTAGACCAG GAAGCAGAAGCCTTGGTGTCAGCTGTGCTACCTTCTGACAAACAAGATGCAGCTCCTGAGATAGCCGTGTACCTGAAAGAGTCTGTCGGGAACTCCACCAGAATAGACTATGGAACAG GTCATGAAGCTGCATTTGCTGCATTCCTCTGCTGCCTCTGTAAGGTCGGCGCTCTTAAAGTAGATGATCAGCTGGCTATAGTTTTCAAGATTTTTAACAA GTATCTCTCAGTGATGAGAAAGCTTCAGAAGACCTACAGAATGGAACCAGCTGGAAGCCAAGGTGTATGGGGCCTTGACGACTTCCAATTTCTACCTTTCATATGGGGAAGTTCACAATTTGTCG ATCACCCCACCATAGAACCTCGGCACTTTGTTGATGAGAAGGTGGTAAACGAACATCAGCAAGACTACATGTTCCTAGAGTGCATCAAATTCATAAATGAG ATGAAGACTGGTCCATTTGCTGAGCACTCCAACCAGCTGTGGAACATCAGTGCTGTTCCTTCCTGGTCTAAAGTCAACCAGGGTCTGATCCGAATGTACAAGGCTGAG tgtttggAGAAATTTCCAGTAATCCAGCACTTCAAATTTGGCAGCCTGCTGTCGATCCAGCCATCCAAACCTTGA